Proteins from one Desulfobacterales bacterium genomic window:
- a CDS encoding alpha/beta fold hydrolase: MNRYAYLTTGLAIKAISELSKAKVIINGSEKIPKGSIVFVINHFTRIETIFLPYHINNITERPIWSLADYSLFQGSLARFLDKVGAISTKNPDRDLLIVKSLLTGEANWIIFPEGRMVKNKKIYEKKYKQGKFIISSEEGKHLPHTGAAALALRTEFYRERFKKMLEINPYEIARLMELYQIESIEPVFRRQTYIVPVNITYYPLRAKENLLSRLAGRFISTLSDRMKEEIMIESTMLLSGVDVDIRFGEAIEIKQYLNNPSIKKDISSKEKINFDDQISSLPIMKKSASDIMQRYMSAIYNMTTVNHDHIFASMLKLMPMDKIDQDDLKKRVYFFCSCALQKTAVFHHTSLDINQIHLLTDDRYKKFENFLALSAQTNIVKKKKNILIKDNSKFSFEDFHKVRIDNPIAVMANEVEPLSEFQDNIRRIALQPTLRIKNWITECLIDKALTEYEKDYGDFYRAGESKDKDVGKPILLKGESKEMGILLIHGYMAAPLELKELALYLNQKGLWVYVPRLKGHGTSPDDLAIRNHLEWIESVEEGYGIISNICKNVVVGGFSTGAGLALDLAARVKEISGVISVSPPFKLIDLSAMFVPVINVWNKFAGMFNLKKAKKEFVKNNPENPHINYHRNPLKGMGELEKLMDMVSSKLHKIEIPTLLIQSHKDPVVDPASSRKVFEKIKSPDKEFILINYDRHGILIGQGAERIYRAIFNFINKL; the protein is encoded by the coding sequence GTGAATCGTTACGCTTATCTTACAACAGGGCTTGCAATAAAAGCAATATCTGAGCTTTCAAAAGCCAAAGTCATTATAAATGGCTCTGAAAAGATACCTAAAGGCTCAATTGTTTTTGTAATAAATCATTTTACACGAATTGAAACGATTTTTTTACCATATCATATCAATAACATAACAGAGCGACCTATATGGTCATTAGCGGATTACAGTCTTTTTCAAGGCTCATTGGCAAGATTTTTGGATAAAGTCGGAGCTATTTCCACAAAAAATCCTGACAGGGACCTTCTTATTGTAAAATCACTTCTAACAGGTGAAGCTAATTGGATAATTTTTCCTGAAGGAAGAATGGTAAAAAACAAAAAAATTTACGAAAAAAAATACAAACAAGGTAAGTTTATTATAAGTTCAGAAGAAGGTAAACATCTTCCCCATACAGGAGCTGCAGCTCTCGCGCTTAGAACTGAATTTTACAGAGAACGATTTAAAAAAATGTTAGAAATTAATCCTTATGAAATTGCAAGGCTTATGGAGCTTTATCAAATTGAGTCAATTGAGCCTGTATTCAGACGGCAAACATATATAGTTCCTGTAAATATTACTTATTATCCGTTAAGGGCAAAAGAAAATTTATTAAGCAGACTTGCTGGCCGTTTTATAAGTACCTTATCTGATAGAATGAAAGAAGAAATAATGATAGAAAGCACAATGCTTCTATCAGGGGTTGATGTTGATATAAGATTCGGGGAAGCAATTGAAATAAAACAATACCTGAATAACCCTTCAATAAAAAAAGATATATCGTCAAAAGAAAAAATAAACTTTGATGACCAGATATCGTCTCTGCCAATAATGAAAAAGTCAGCTTCTGACATAATGCAAAGATATATGTCCGCTATTTATAACATGACGACAGTAAATCATGATCATATTTTTGCCTCTATGCTTAAGCTAATGCCCATGGACAAGATTGACCAAGATGACTTAAAAAAAAGAGTGTATTTTTTCTGTTCATGCGCTTTACAAAAAACAGCAGTATTCCACCATACAAGTCTTGATATAAATCAAATTCATCTTCTTACAGACGATAGATACAAAAAATTTGAAAATTTTTTAGCATTAAGCGCCCAAACTAATATTGTTAAAAAAAAGAAAAATATTCTTATTAAAGATAATTCAAAATTTTCTTTTGAAGACTTTCACAAAGTTCGAATTGACAATCCTATAGCCGTAATGGCCAATGAAGTTGAGCCCCTTAGCGAATTTCAAGATAATATAAGGCGTATAGCCCTTCAACCGACTTTAAGAATAAAAAATTGGATAACAGAATGTTTAATTGATAAAGCCTTAACCGAATATGAAAAAGATTATGGGGATTTTTACAGAGCTGGTGAATCAAAAGACAAAGATGTTGGAAAGCCTATATTATTAAAAGGGGAATCCAAAGAAATGGGTATTCTCTTAATTCATGGATATATGGCAGCTCCCCTTGAATTAAAAGAATTAGCATTATATCTTAATCAAAAAGGTTTATGGGTTTATGTTCCAAGATTAAAAGGGCATGGAACATCGCCAGATGATTTAGCAATAAGAAATCATCTGGAATGGATAGAATCTGTTGAAGAAGGATACGGAATAATAAGTAATATATGTAAAAACGTAGTTGTGGGCGGATTTTCAACGGGTGCAGGACTTGCTCTTGATTTAGCAGCAAGAGTAAAAGAAATATCTGGAGTTATTTCAGTAAGCCCTCCTTTTAAACTCATTGATTTATCTGCTATGTTCGTACCAGTAATAAACGTCTGGAATAAATTTGCAGGAATGTTTAATCTAAAAAAAGCAAAAAAAGAATTTGTTAAAAATAACCCTGAAAACCCCCATATAAATTATCACAGAAACCCCCTTAAAGGCATGGGAGAACTTGAAAAACTAATGGATATGGTTTCTTCAAAGCTTCACAAAATAGAAATTCCAACTCTTCTTATTCAATCCCATAAGGATCCAGTAGTTGACCCTGCAAGTTCAAGAAAAGTATTTGAAAAAATTAAATCCCCTGACAAAGAATTTATACTTATAAATTATGACAGACACGGCATATTGATAGGCCAAGGCGCCGAAAGAATTTATAGGGCAATTTTTAATTTTATAAATAAATTATAA
- the mtaB gene encoding tRNA (N(6)-L-threonylcarbamoyladenosine(37)-C(2))-methylthiotransferase MtaB has translation MAKFLIKTLGCKVNQSESDSIYQSLKKKGFTEGSSNGNDLCLINTCAVTGKAAMQSRQAIRQIIRSNPDAKIIVSGCYAQIEPEILKNIEGVHQVVSQSLKHKIDEVTSSYEFPNKFPSVLWDDILNQKNFEEIYGEPVSKRSRPFLKIQDGCSSFCSYCVVPYTRGKNRSMPVENVLDHIQKLSLYGYKEIVLTGIHLGSYGKDIIPQTSFFELLQKINNLALNIRIRLSSIEPMELTDDIIRLVVDSNIFCKHFHIPLQSGDDTVLQNMHRPYKASLFKDMVEFIHKLMPDACIGTDVLVGFPGETEDAFNNTRKFIEELPISYLHVFPFSFRPLVRANNFEGKISEDILKKRASIIRKIGAIKKEKFLHSLIGKTYETFIETKRDVSTGQLKGISTNYAKIFLKGDDIVKNSLIYVNISNTFDKNFLIGKFI, from the coding sequence ATGGCTAAATTTCTTATAAAAACTTTAGGGTGTAAGGTTAATCAGTCTGAATCCGATTCTATATACCAAAGTCTTAAAAAAAAGGGGTTTACTGAAGGAAGCAGCAATGGTAACGATTTATGTTTAATTAATACCTGTGCAGTTACAGGTAAAGCTGCAATGCAATCAAGGCAAGCCATTAGGCAGATCATAAGATCAAACCCGGATGCTAAAATTATTGTTTCAGGCTGTTATGCTCAGATTGAGCCGGAAATTTTAAAAAATATTGAAGGAGTTCATCAAGTAGTATCCCAATCTTTAAAGCACAAAATAGATGAAGTAACATCATCCTATGAATTTCCAAACAAGTTTCCCTCTGTACTTTGGGATGATATTTTAAATCAGAAAAATTTTGAAGAAATTTATGGAGAACCTGTATCTAAAAGAAGCAGACCTTTTTTGAAAATTCAAGATGGATGCAGTTCCTTTTGCTCTTACTGCGTTGTTCCTTATACAAGAGGGAAAAATCGTAGTATGCCAGTGGAAAACGTTTTGGATCATATACAAAAATTATCTTTGTATGGCTATAAAGAAATTGTTTTGACAGGAATCCATCTTGGCAGTTATGGAAAAGATATAATTCCTCAAACAAGTTTTTTTGAGCTTTTACAAAAAATTAACAACTTAGCATTAAATATTAGAATCAGATTAAGTTCAATCGAACCAATGGAGCTTACAGATGATATAATTAGACTTGTAGTTGATTCAAATATTTTTTGTAAACATTTTCATATACCTCTTCAAAGTGGAGATGACACGGTATTACAAAACATGCACAGACCCTATAAAGCATCTTTGTTTAAAGATATGGTTGAATTTATTCATAAGCTTATGCCTGACGCGTGCATAGGGACAGATGTATTAGTAGGCTTTCCTGGAGAAACAGAAGATGCTTTTAATAATACCCGCAAATTCATAGAAGAACTCCCAATTTCTTATCTTCACGTATTTCCATTTTCATTTAGGCCCTTAGTTCGAGCAAATAATTTTGAAGGAAAAATTAGTGAAGATATTTTAAAAAAAAGAGCTTCTATTATTAGAAAAATAGGTGCTATCAAAAAAGAAAAATTTTTGCATAGTTTAATAGGAAAAACATATGAAACTTTTATTGAGACCAAAAGAGATGTCTCAACCGGCCAACTTAAAGGAATTTCTACAAACTATGCAAAAATTTTTTTAAAAGGAGATGATATAGTTAAAAATTCATTGATTTATGTGAACATTAGCAATACATTTGATAAAAATTTTTTAATAGGAAAATTTATTTAA
- a CDS encoding SWIM zinc finger family protein, producing MGYNYWGFPKYVSVGEKKASAKKTLDKLKKTNPNISPIIIEGSKIASTWWGQAWNKNLEKYADYSNRIGRGRSYVRNGSVVDLQINPGVITSLVQGGESKPYSITIQIKEVPPEIWKNIKAECAGKLESLQELLVGKFPKALGEIFTAKGNGLFPMPDEIKFSCSCPDSAYMCKHIAATLYGIGARLDKDPSLFFKLRKLEVNELIAQTVGSKVDELLQKAQNKTSRILSDSNLAGIFGIDFNIDFSVMNAVKQNLSPAKTKKNPKKSKKL from the coding sequence ATGGGATATAATTATTGGGGCTTTCCGAAATATGTGTCAGTAGGTGAAAAAAAAGCGAGCGCTAAAAAAACATTAGATAAACTAAAAAAAACAAATCCAAACATAAGCCCAATCATCATTGAAGGGAGCAAAATAGCTAGTACATGGTGGGGGCAAGCCTGGAATAAAAATTTAGAGAAATATGCAGATTATTCTAATCGCATAGGACGAGGCAGGAGTTATGTTAGAAATGGTTCTGTAGTCGATTTGCAAATAAATCCAGGTGTGATTACATCTCTTGTGCAAGGCGGCGAGTCTAAGCCTTATTCAATAACTATCCAAATTAAAGAAGTTCCTCCAGAAATCTGGAAAAATATAAAGGCTGAATGCGCTGGTAAATTAGAATCCCTTCAAGAATTATTAGTGGGAAAATTTCCTAAAGCATTAGGCGAAATATTTACAGCTAAAGGTAATGGGCTATTTCCAATGCCTGACGAAATAAAATTTTCGTGCAGTTGCCCTGATTCGGCTTATATGTGCAAACATATAGCTGCAACCCTTTATGGAATAGGAGCGCGGTTAGACAAAGATCCCAGCCTTTTTTTTAAGCTGAGAAAACTCGAAGTAAACGAACTAATCGCGCAAACCGTTGGAAGCAAAGTTGATGAGCTTTTACAGAAAGCTCAAAATAAAACTTCACGCATTCTTTCAGATAGCAACTTGGCAGGAATATTTGGTATTGATTTTAATATAGATTTTTCTGTAATGAATGCCGTAAAACAAAATTTATCCCCCGCCAAAACTAAAAAAAATCCCAAAAAATCCAAAAAATTATAA
- a CDS encoding NRDE family protein: protein MCSVFFAYNAHPDYFLILASNRDEFYSRPTLPLHRWQNSYNTANIIAGKDIENQGTWLGITLQGRLSVLTNYREVKFKPKSPPSRGLIVTDFLSSDENIFSWGKNLELQGSLHNGFNLIFADKQEFYYYSNRGSGIKKLEPGIYGLSNHLLDTPWPKIAQGKKVFESLIFDESRIDIDKIFDFLQDKSKPEDTLLPDTGVGLEWERILSSLFVQSPYYGTRSSSIVLIEKVGKVTFIEQTYMDNQKKRIEFCFNIS from the coding sequence ATGTGTTCAGTATTTTTTGCGTATAACGCTCACCCAGATTATTTTCTAATTTTAGCATCTAACCGTGATGAATTTTATAGCAGACCTACTTTGCCCTTACATCGTTGGCAAAATTCGTATAATACTGCGAATATTATCGCAGGCAAAGATATTGAAAATCAAGGAACTTGGCTTGGGATTACGCTGCAAGGGCGTTTGTCGGTTTTAACTAATTATAGGGAAGTAAAATTTAAACCTAAATCTCCTCCATCAAGGGGTCTTATTGTTACAGATTTTTTATCTTCTGATGAAAATATATTTTCATGGGGAAAAAACTTGGAATTACAAGGCTCTTTGCACAATGGGTTTAATTTAATATTTGCAGATAAACAAGAATTTTACTATTATTCAAATCGTGGTTCTGGAATAAAAAAACTTGAACCAGGCATATATGGCTTGAGCAATCATTTGCTTGATACGCCATGGCCTAAAATTGCTCAGGGAAAAAAAGTTTTTGAGTCTCTTATATTCGATGAAAGCAGAATTGATATCGATAAAATTTTCGATTTTTTACAAGATAAGTCCAAGCCAGAAGATACTCTGCTTCCAGATACAGGCGTTGGGCTTGAATGGGAACGAATATTATCATCATTGTTTGTACAAAGCCCGTATTATGGGACTCGATCTTCGTCAATAGTTTTGATTGAAAAAGTAGGAAAGGTCACATTTATTGAGCAGACTTATATGGACAATCAAAAGAAAAGAATAGAATTTTGTTTTAATATTTCTTAA
- a CDS encoding 4Fe-4S binding protein → MYSQILTLRFSADIVNEPVVCYLSKDFDLTFAIDKATILPRREGFMVLKLSGSKENFDKGIEFLKSKGVSVKEASQEMNRNEEKCIHCGACTAVCPTGALSIKRPEMEVVFDKEKCIVCELCVSACIARVINVSPITDVFFE, encoded by the coding sequence TTGTATTCTCAAATTTTAACTCTTCGTTTTTCAGCAGATATCGTTAATGAGCCTGTTGTATGTTATTTATCTAAGGATTTTGATTTAACATTTGCTATAGACAAAGCTACTATCCTTCCAAGAAGAGAAGGGTTTATGGTTCTTAAATTATCAGGTTCTAAAGAGAATTTTGATAAAGGCATAGAATTTTTAAAAAGTAAAGGAGTCAGTGTTAAAGAGGCTTCTCAAGAAATGAATCGCAATGAAGAAAAATGTATTCACTGCGGAGCCTGCACTGCTGTTTGCCCAACAGGAGCTTTATCAATAAAAAGACCCGAAATGGAAGTTGTTTTTGACAAAGAAAAATGTATTGTATGTGAACTATGTGTTTCAGCTTGCATTGCAAGGGTTATTAATGTAAGTCCTATAACGGATGTGTTTTTTGAATGA
- a CDS encoding 1-acyl-sn-glycerol-3-phosphate acyltransferase, whose product MITVSYLEKINLSPNPRFQKIIGDLILTPNYNFFANVDIDIKDIHRVPKDENVIFAMNHTDRYNYWPFMYKLWKLKKYPFITVWVKGEYYRNKWLAKALNGCNLIPVPSMKYLIEEIFQNTFGRRISKEEYRFLKDSITNNKIVNNGSVPPDSPVHFMLDQNFIEFIKIYFNEVMNRVSKLSKDALLKKGLSLIIFPEGTRTTKLIEGKTGMAQLAVHTKKTIIPVGCSNCENVYKGNLPFAKSGKVVYRVGKPLSFDGALKEFRIDQEFILFSDESKTKYNSIFEAITKIVMENINNLIDERYRSNFP is encoded by the coding sequence ATGATAACTGTGTCATATCTTGAGAAAATAAATCTATCGCCTAATCCAAGGTTTCAAAAAATTATTGGAGATTTAATTTTAACACCTAATTATAATTTTTTTGCAAATGTCGATATAGATATTAAAGACATACACAGAGTGCCAAAAGATGAAAATGTTATTTTTGCCATGAACCATACTGATCGCTATAATTATTGGCCTTTTATGTATAAACTTTGGAAATTAAAAAAATATCCTTTCATAACTGTATGGGTAAAAGGAGAATATTATAGAAATAAATGGCTTGCAAAAGCACTAAATGGGTGTAATCTAATTCCGGTTCCATCTATGAAATACCTTATCGAAGAAATTTTTCAAAACACATTTGGCAGGCGAATTTCAAAAGAAGAATATAGATTTCTTAAAGATTCAATTACAAATAATAAAATAGTTAATAATGGTTCTGTTCCACCGGATTCTCCAGTTCATTTTATGTTAGATCAAAATTTTATTGAATTTATAAAAATTTATTTTAATGAAGTAATGAATAGAGTATCAAAACTAAGCAAAGACGCTCTATTAAAAAAAGGATTAAGCCTTATAATTTTTCCTGAAGGAACAAGAACTACTAAGTTAATAGAAGGAAAAACAGGGATGGCTCAATTAGCAGTTCATACAAAAAAAACTATTATACCAGTTGGATGCAGTAATTGCGAAAACGTATATAAAGGCAATTTACCCTTTGCAAAAAGCGGAAAAGTCGTATATAGGGTAGGAAAACCCTTATCATTTGATGGCGCTCTAAAAGAATTTAGAATTGACCAGGAATTTATCCTATTTTCTGATGAATCAAAAACTAAGTATAATAGCATATTTGAAGCAATTACAAAGATTGTTATGGAAAATATAAATAACTTAATTGACGAAAGATATAGGAGTAATTTTCCGTGA
- a CDS encoding PilZ domain-containing protein, producing MSEERVFITEDNMATFLCPQCGVSRTVDVSNYLDYEGAIKVKCTCKKCSNRYAVTLERRKYYRKETNLPGVFIIEPSLPGVAYYGKNSEKGLIVVLDISLTGVRVKFSVRREFKVGEKVSVEFNLDDKNRTLIRKEAVVRRIIGESVGLEFTSRNPDDKYDKSIGFYMFS from the coding sequence ATGTCAGAGGAAAGAGTTTTTATTACGGAAGATAATATGGCTACTTTTCTTTGCCCTCAATGTGGAGTTTCAAGGACAGTAGATGTATCAAATTATTTAGATTATGAGGGGGCTATAAAAGTAAAGTGTACATGTAAAAAATGTAGTAATCGTTACGCCGTAACATTAGAAAGAAGGAAATACTATAGGAAAGAGACAAATTTGCCGGGTGTTTTTATTATTGAGCCGAGTTTGCCAGGTGTTGCTTATTATGGCAAAAATTCTGAAAAAGGATTGATAGTTGTTCTGGATATTTCCCTTACAGGTGTAAGAGTAAAATTTAGCGTTAGGAGGGAGTTTAAAGTCGGTGAAAAGGTTTCAGTCGAATTTAATCTTGATGATAAAAATCGAACGTTGATACGAAAAGAAGCTGTTGTTAGGAGAATTATTGGAGAGTCTGTCGGGTTAGAATTTACCAGTCGAAACCCTGACGACAAATATGATAAATCTATCGGATTTTACATGTTTAGTTAA
- the mnmA gene encoding tRNA 2-thiouridine(34) synthase MnmA yields the protein MRSKIAVALSGGVDSLVAAFLLKQKGYDVIGINFYNGIENSLFSFFDSNFVKSRFTCSLENKSCSVILSVFPQLDIDFYLIDLKEIFSSIVINYFCETYLSGKTPNPCLLCNAKVKFGILLDFAEQIGAKSLATGHYARIFQHIDGTYKLLNGKDTEKNQSYFLAFLSQYHLKKAMFPLGEMTKASVKELAFKNGLTPIIKKESQDVCFIKNGNYGDLIKSYTGFEVMPGLIENIHGSIIGKHNGLHLFTIGQRKGINCPSKSPYYVVRIDTKKNRLVVGSKDDLLSTECSVSNINWIAHKPTNPIKLFTKVRYRNKAVISTVYPDENDKALVKFDSPQSSIASGQGAVFYDGEEIIGGGWID from the coding sequence ATGAGATCCAAAATAGCTGTAGCATTAAGCGGGGGGGTTGATTCTCTTGTAGCCGCTTTTTTATTAAAGCAAAAAGGTTACGATGTGATAGGCATCAATTTTTACAATGGAATTGAAAACAGTTTGTTTTCATTTTTCGATAGTAATTTCGTGAAATCAAGATTTACTTGTTCATTAGAAAATAAATCTTGTTCCGTTATATTATCAGTTTTTCCCCAGCTTGATATTGATTTTTATTTGATAGATTTAAAAGAAATATTTTCTTCAATTGTTATTAACTATTTTTGTGAGACTTATCTTTCAGGCAAGACTCCTAATCCATGTTTATTATGCAATGCTAAAGTCAAATTCGGTATTTTGCTTGACTTTGCGGAACAAATAGGAGCAAAAAGTTTGGCGACAGGTCATTATGCAAGAATTTTTCAACATATTGATGGAACTTATAAACTTTTGAATGGAAAAGACACAGAGAAGAACCAATCTTATTTTTTAGCATTTTTGTCTCAGTATCATTTAAAAAAAGCAATGTTTCCTCTTGGAGAAATGACAAAGGCATCAGTAAAAGAGTTAGCTTTTAAAAATGGATTAACACCTATTATAAAAAAAGAAAGTCAAGATGTGTGTTTCATCAAAAATGGAAATTATGGGGATTTAATTAAATCATATACAGGTTTTGAAGTCATGCCAGGCTTAATAGAAAATATTCATGGAAGTATAATTGGAAAACATAATGGCCTTCATCTTTTCACAATAGGCCAAAGGAAAGGCATTAATTGTCCAAGTAAATCTCCTTATTATGTCGTCCGAATTGATACAAAGAAAAATCGTTTAGTTGTAGGTTCAAAAGATGATTTGTTGTCTACGGAATGTTCAGTTTCAAACATTAACTGGATAGCCCATAAACCTACTAATCCAATTAAATTATTTACGAAAGTTAGATATCGGAACAAGGCTGTTATATCTACTGTTTATCCAGATGAAAATGATAAGGCTCTTGTAAAATTTGATAGTCCTCAATCATCTATTGCTTCTGGTCAAGGAGCTGTGTTTTATGATGGAGAAGAAATTATTGGCGGAGGCTGGATAGATTAA
- a CDS encoding DEAD/DEAH box helicase, whose translation MEKELNYFITPNRSIQLEWTDIDKSVSEDTKQLQDEFYKKFTSHEYSSLLFLGFSDKNIQLSSSLTYLRSFASLFVLKLTQTPDLEIIRDKVKINIDEHELLDTLEKAPMMTGSEYLTQELLLDIWNGLNQNFSNLIKEYKGTVEEFIKQYTPNVHLAGRVFFHLVENKDGVNPFAFLATYSTDIDKQGQSKHVPLKFALTEYANSTEKLLELLATVYSAAQKSEILSELIETGELFHAISLSSKETFTFLKEIPLYEESGILCRIPNWWRNKSSNLGISVSMGDKKPSAFGMEAILDFNAYLLLGDTLLTEKEVKKLLAESEGLAFIKNKWIAVDHEKLKQTLEAYEKLKKYINKGDLTIQEALKIQLNPEKILELEAPDINIEVSKGKWLEETIEKLKNPNFIPNVSTPKGFKANLREYQQKGLNWLYFLHSLKFGACLADDMGLGKTVQILGFLNVLKSKKLKKANLLIIPASLISNWVNEINQFSPTIKYFIAHPSAHPPKTELKKDKKELDNLDLVITTYSLSQKFEWINSYSWAYIILDEAQAIKNPGTKQSKAIKKLQADNRIIMTGTPIENRISDLWSLFDFLNPGLLGNKTEFSGFVKKLNDNTEGYSRLRKVITPYILRRLKTDKSVISDLPDKIEMKTYSSLTKKQIVLYQNLVNDIKKAIEPSEGIARKGLILSSLIKFKQICNHPCQYLGSGGYDEKESGKFERLQEICEVIYEKREKVLIFSQFKEMTQPIHDFLATIFQRKGLILHGSVQVAKRKKIIEEFQSDDYIPFMVLSLKAGGIGLNLTQANHVIHFDRWWNPAVENQATDRAFRIGQNKNVIVHKFITKGTLEEKIDKMIEDKLKLSKEIIATTDEKWITEMDNKALIDLFTLTV comes from the coding sequence ATGGAAAAAGAACTAAATTATTTTATTACTCCTAATAGGTCAATTCAGCTTGAATGGACTGATATTGATAAATCTGTATCCGAAGACACTAAACAACTTCAGGACGAATTTTATAAAAAATTCACATCTCATGAATATTCTTCTCTTTTATTTTTAGGATTTTCCGATAAAAACATCCAACTTTCATCATCTCTTACTTATTTACGAAGTTTTGCCAGTTTATTTGTCCTAAAATTAACTCAAACCCCAGATTTAGAAATTATTAGGGATAAAGTTAAAATAAACATAGACGAACATGAGCTATTAGATACATTAGAAAAAGCTCCAATGATGACAGGCTCAGAATACCTGACACAAGAATTGTTGTTAGATATATGGAACGGATTAAACCAAAATTTTTCAAATTTAATAAAGGAATATAAAGGTACAGTAGAAGAATTTATCAAACAATATACTCCTAATGTTCATTTGGCTGGCAGAGTTTTTTTTCATTTAGTTGAAAATAAAGATGGAGTTAATCCTTTTGCTTTTTTAGCAACTTATTCTACTGACATTGATAAACAAGGTCAATCCAAGCATGTGCCTTTAAAATTTGCTTTAACAGAATACGCCAATAGCACTGAAAAATTATTAGAACTTCTTGCTACAGTGTATTCGGCGGCACAAAAAAGCGAAATATTATCTGAACTAATTGAAACAGGCGAGTTATTCCATGCAATTAGCTTGTCTTCTAAAGAGACTTTTACTTTTTTAAAAGAAATCCCGTTATACGAAGAATCTGGAATTTTATGTCGAATCCCAAACTGGTGGCGAAACAAATCTTCAAATTTAGGCATAAGCGTCAGCATGGGAGACAAAAAACCTTCTGCATTTGGCATGGAGGCAATTCTTGATTTTAATGCTTATCTTTTACTCGGAGACACTTTACTAACTGAAAAAGAAGTAAAAAAACTTTTAGCTGAGTCAGAAGGTCTTGCCTTTATAAAAAATAAATGGATAGCTGTTGACCATGAAAAATTAAAGCAAACTCTTGAAGCCTATGAAAAATTGAAAAAGTATATTAATAAAGGAGATTTGACAATACAAGAAGCCTTAAAAATACAGCTTAACCCTGAAAAAATTTTAGAATTAGAGGCTCCTGATATAAATATAGAAGTATCAAAAGGCAAATGGCTTGAAGAAACTATCGAAAAACTTAAAAACCCAAATTTTATACCTAATGTTTCAACACCTAAAGGCTTTAAAGCTAATTTAAGGGAATACCAGCAAAAAGGTTTAAATTGGCTTTATTTTCTCCATTCCCTTAAATTTGGTGCGTGTTTAGCGGACGATATGGGTTTAGGTAAAACAGTTCAAATCCTTGGTTTTTTAAATGTCCTAAAGTCTAAAAAATTAAAAAAAGCGAATCTTCTAATAATACCAGCCTCCCTTATTTCAAACTGGGTTAATGAAATTAATCAATTCAGCCCAACAATTAAGTATTTTATAGCACATCCAAGTGCTCATCCTCCGAAAACTGAGCTTAAAAAAGACAAAAAGGAATTAGATAACCTTGATCTTGTAATTACTACATATTCCCTATCTCAAAAATTTGAATGGATAAATTCATATTCATGGGCATATATAATTTTAGACGAAGCGCAAGCTATAAAAAATCCGGGTACAAAGCAGTCAAAAGCCATAAAAAAACTTCAAGCTGACAATAGAATCATAATGACAGGAACCCCTATTGAAAACAGAATCTCAGATTTATGGTCATTATTTGATTTTTTAAACCCCGGTCTTCTTGGCAATAAAACAGAATTCAGTGGATTTGTAAAAAAGCTTAATGATAATACAGAAGGATATTCAAGACTTAGAAAAGTTATTACTCCATACATATTAAGAAGATTAAAAACAGACAAATCAGTCATATCCGATTTACCAGATAAAATAGAAATGAAAACCTATTCGTCTTTAACAAAAAAGCAAATCGTTTTATACCAAAATTTAGTTAATGACATAAAAAAAGCAATTGAACCGTCCGAAGGAATTGCAAGAAAAGGTTTAATTTTAAGCTCACTTATTAAGTTTAAACAAATCTGCAATCATCCTTGCCAATATCTTGGTTCTGGAGGTTATGACGAAAAAGAAAGTGGAAAATTTGAGCGTCTTCAGGAAATATGCGAAGTAATTTACGAAAAAAGAGAAAAAGTTTTAATTTTTAGTCAATTTAAAGAAATGACTCAACCGATTCATGATTTCCTGGCTACAATTTTTCAAAGAAAAGGCTTAATCCTTCATGGAAGCGTCCAGGTCGCTAAAAGAAAAAAAATTATCGAAGAATTTCAAAGTGACGACTACATACCTTTTATGGTTCTATCACTTAAAGCCGGCGGTATAGGCCTTAATCTGACTCAAGCCAATCATGTTATCCATTTTGATAGATGGTGGAATCCTGCCGTTGAAAATCAAGCTACAGACCGAGCTTTTAGAATAGGTCAAAATAAAAACGTGATTGTTCATAAATTTATTACAAAAGGAACTTTAGAAGAAAAAATTGATAAAATGATTGAAGATAAATTAAAGCTGTCTAAAGAAATAATTGCAACTACTGATGAAAAATGGATAACTGAAATGGATAACAAGGCATTAATAGATTTATTCACATTAACTGTGTAG